Below is a window of Nitrospirota bacterium DNA.
CTCGGGAGCTGCATCCGTTGGCTGTTCAATAACAATATCCAGATGACCTATCCCATCATTGGCCGGTTGTCTTACATCCGCCATTGGAAATACAGATTGCCACCGATTGGGTTTTAACTTCCAGAGATTTGGATCGCCTGTATATGGAATACTCACCACAACACGAATCCCTGAAACATATATTGGCCCTCTGTCCCCGAAGGGGTTTCTGTAGGGATAATGGCTTACGTCAACCTTTGTTTCGTGCTGCTCCATCTCCATTGATTCTTCGTGGAGTAAGATTGGTTCGACCTCAAGTTGGGCATAAACATATTCGACCAAATCGTCTTCCGGTGTCGCCATGAGCTGATCCTTGGGAATTGCATCAATCTTAGCTGAAATCTTGTCAAACTGATTCCTCAATGTAGCGTCAAGATCCCCTTCACAAAACAAAGCATTATCTCTCCGGTACAATCTCGTTTCCTCCGTGCATTATATCTCACCCTAACAATATGCTTACGCGGCTGGGTAAGGCGGCAGCGTCAACCCTGTCGGCTCAAATTAGATGTTATCGGGACAAAGGGAGCATATTTGTTTTATATGAAAATTGAAAATAATTCTGTCCCTGTTTCTCTCAGTCCCTGTTTCTCAGAAAGTTTCTTTTCCTTATTATTATTCAACACCCACCAGCAAACGCCTGGGCATTTGATCCCATGTCCTGCCTTCAAGCACTCGGCCTGTCTTTTTCTTGTTTACCCCTCCCCACTGCTTAAAGAAAAAAGGGACCTTTGACGTTTCGCACTGGTCACGAATATCCAGTACCCATTTCGGATCCATAAGTCTGGCTCGATGTCCCGACTCGCCTCCCACGATTACCCAGTTGATACTCCTCAGGTTCAGGTCTGGCAATGGTCCCAGGAGTGGTTCAAGCGACAGGAATTTGATATTCGAGCGGGTTTCCCGAAGATGCTCAATACGGAAAGTGTAATCCTGACGTTCTACACTGACCCCCATCCAGATGTTTGACGCCCATAGCAATTGACTGTCCAGTTCGAGCAGCCTTTCCGACCTCTTTGTAAGAATCTGGTAAGTATGCCAGTTGGCTCGATTCATCACATCGAAGACCTTCTGAATAAACTGGATAGGGATATCCTCGTGGAAAAGGTCGCTCATGGAGTTTACGAAGATCATTTGGGGCGTCTTCCAGGTGAGCGGTAGTTCAAGGGCGTGATCATGGAGGGTCAGGTGAAAACCATTCGCATAGTTTGGCTGCCCCATGGCGTTGAGTCTCTTTGCCAGTCGTTCAGCATAACAGTGCTTGCAGCCTGTGCTGATCTTTGTACAACCCGTAGCCGGGTTCCATGTGGACCCGGTCCACTCTATCGCTGAGTTAGCGGCCATGAATAATCCCCTTATCTTTATACTTTTTGAAAATAGACCGGGCAATTTTGTCGCCAGTACTATTGTGAGATGCAAAGAATAGATAATAGATCACCGCTCCATTGCTGTTTCTCATGGGCAATGGTTC
It encodes the following:
- a CDS encoding phage Gp37/Gp68 family protein; this encodes MAANSAIEWTGSTWNPATGCTKISTGCKHCYAERLAKRLNAMGQPNYANGFHLTLHDHALELPLTWKTPQMIFVNSMSDLFHEDIPIQFIQKVFDVMNRANWHTYQILTKRSERLLELDSQLLWASNIWMGVSVERQDYTFRIEHLRETRSNIKFLSLEPLLGPLPDLNLRSINWVIVGGESGHRARLMDPKWVLDIRDQCETSKVPFFFKQWGGVNKKKTGRVLEGRTWDQMPRRLLVGVE